A region of the Pirellulales bacterium genome:
AAGCCGGCGCGCAACGTGGATTGCATCGCGATATTCCCTCTCTGCAAAGCCGAAGAGAACCTGCGGCAAGAAAGGAAACGCTCAATGGGCCGATCGAACGAGCGGCCCAACAAAAAGACTAAGGCTTTTTCCAGCCGCTTGCTACAAGTTTTTGGCGGTTCGCAGGACCCGTTTCCCGAGAACGCTGGCACCTGGAAATGCCTCGGTTCGGCAGCCCCGGTCGAAATAACCGGCCGGTCTGGCCCTTTCCCAGCCTGCCCGAATTGCCTTTCAACAGGCGCTAGCTCTGCTATACTCAAGCCTCGTGGTCGAAATTCCGCGTTCAGGCCGGTTTCGCACGCCTGGCCACTGACGCGAGTCGGCAGCCCATGCCGATATCCATTCCGGCCACTTCGCATCGCCCGCCCGAGCTAGCTGCTTGGAGATGTGCTACTGCGCCCTAGACTTGTGCGTAGCGGCCTTCCGTACCAGGGGCGGCTCCTGGGTTCATGGAATGAGATCGATGTCCTTGCGCGGCTATGATATGGGCGCGCCTGGAAATCCGATCGCGGCTTGAAAGACCGGAGGAATTCCGCAGATGCGTTTCGAAGCATACGAGACCGGCACGTTTTACGACGAGATGTTCGACCACGGCGGCCAGCCCCGAGCAGGCGCCGCAATGCTCGTCCGAAAGATCGAGGCTCTCAGCCTCAACGAAATCAAGAAATGCCAGCAGGCGGCCGAACTGGCCCTGCTGAACATGGGCATCACCTTCAACGTCTACGGTCACGAGGCCGGCACCGAAAAGGTGTGGCCCTTCGACATCGTGCCGCGCATCATCGAATCGCACGAATGGGAGCAAATCGAACGCGGCCTGCGCCAGCGCATCACGGCGATGAACTTGTTCATCGACGACGTCTATCACGATCAAAAGATCGTCCGCGATCGCATCATCCCCGAAGAGCTACTGCACTCGGGCAAGTGCTACCTGTCTCCCTGCGCCGGACTGAATCCGCCGCGCGGGGTGTGGTGCCACATCTCGGGCATCGACCTGGTGCGCGACGCCGACGGACGCTTCTATGTCCTCGAAGACAACATGCGCTGCCCGTCGGGCGTGTCGTATGTGCTGGAAAACCGCGAAGTGATGAAGCGGACTTTTCCACAAGTGTTCGAGGGGCTGTGCGTGCGGCCGGTTGACGATTATCCCGACCGCTTGCTCGAGACCTTGCAGTATGTCGCCCCGCCGGGAGTGCTGGAGCCGGTCGTGGTGCTGCTGACGCCGGGCGTCTACAACTCGGCCTACTTCGAACATTCGTTCCTGGCCCAGCAAATGGGGATCGAGCTGGTCACCGGCTCGGACCTGGTGGTCAGCGAAGGGTACGTCTACATGCGGACGACCAATGGTCTGCGCCGCGTGGACGTGATTTATCGCCGCATCGACGACGATTTCCTCGACCCTCTCGAATTGCGTTCAGATTCACTGCTGGGCGTGCCCGGCTTGTTGGACGCCTATCGTAACGGACGCGTAGCTCTGGCCAACGCTCCCGGAACGGGCATCGCCGACGACAAGGCAGTCTACGCCTATGTGCCCGAGATCATTCGTTATTACCTCGGCGAGGACCCGCTGTTGTCGAATGTGCCGACGTTCGTCTGCTCGGACGAAAAGCACCGTCAACACGTGCTGTCGAATCTCGACAAGTTCGTCGTTAAAGAAGCGAACGGCTCGGGCGGCTACGGCATGTTGATGGGACCGATGGCTTCGAAGAGCGAGCGGGACAAGTTTCACGATCTCATCTCGCACGATCCGCGCAAATACATCGCTCAGCCGATGCTGTCGATCAGTCGAGTACCGACGATCGTGGACGAATCGTTCGAGGGACGCCACGTCGATCTGCGTCCTTACATCTTGTACGGCAAGGAAATCTACGTGCTGCCGGGCGGTTTGACGCGGGTGGCGCTCGAGAAAGGTTCGATGGTCGTGAACAGCTCGCAAGGCGGCGGCAGCAAGGACACCTGGGTCCTGGGCGCCCGCGTCGAAGATAGCTTTACGATAAATGGAGAGCCAACCGTGGCCGCGCCGGTGGAGGCCACTTCATGCTGAGCAGGGTTGCTGATTCGATCTTTTGGATGAACCGCTATATCGAGCGGGCTGAGAATGTCGCGCGTTTCATCGAGGTGAATTTGCACCTCACGCTCGGTCTGAACAACGGCTTCGGTAACCAGTGGGAGCCACTGGTGATCACGACCGGCGATCACGAGAATTTCATCGAGCGCTACGGCGTCGCCACGCAGAAAAACGTGATCGACTTCCTGACGTTCGACAAGGACAATCCCAACTCGATCGTCTCGTGCCTGCGCTCGGCACGTGAAAACGCCCGCAGCGTGCGCGAGATCATCTCGTCGGCGATGTGGCTGGAACTGAACAAGTTCTATTTGACGGTACGTGGCGCCTCGCACGGCTGGTCGATGACCCGCGCACACGACTTTTTCGACCAGATCATCACCTCCAGCCACCTGCTGGCAGGCATTACCGACGCCACGATGTCGCACGGCGAGGCCTGGCATTTTGCCCGCATGGGCCTGTTGCTCGAACGCGCCGACAAGACGTCGCGCATCTTGGACGTGAAATACTTCATCCTGCTGCCGGCCATCCGGGACGTGGGAACGCCACTCGACACGATCCAATGGGCGGCACTCTTGAAGTCGGCCAGCGCCCTGGAAATGTACCGCAAGAGCCGGGGCCGTATCACGCCCAGCTCGGTGGTCGACTTCTTGATTCTGGACCGGCACTTTCCGCGGTCGATCCGTTTCTGCTTGCTTGCCGCCGAAGATTCGTTGCACCGCATCACCGGCAGCGACCACGGCACGTTTGCCAACGCGGCCGAGCAGCGGTTGGGCCGGCTGCGCGCCGAGCTCGATTACACGCAGGTCAACGATATCATCAGCCAGGGCCTGCACGAGTATCTCGATCAGTTTCAGACCAAGCTGAACCTGGCCGGGGAAGGAATCTCGGAAACATTCTTCGCGCCGCGCCCGGTGGGCGCCCCCACGTTGGTGATGCAACGGCAGTATCAGTAGAATTGCCGTTTGACGTCGATCGGTTTTCCATCGACGCCGACGCAGTTCCATGTCGCTCGCAGCGGCGGTCTCTGCCGTTTGGGTAGTGCTTCTTCGCTGCGAACCGGCGCGACAACAGCGCAAACAAGGACGTTATGAAATCGGAAGTCATTGTCCTATCCGATGGCGACCAGCTCGCCGCCGCGGCTGCCCAGCGGATTGTGGACGCCGCCACGAGCGCGATCGCCGCGCGCGGTCAATTCACACTCGCCCTGGCCGGCGGGCATACGCCGGAAAAAACGTATGGGCTGCTGACGCAGGCCCCGCTATTGGGCAAGATCGACGGGACCAAGACGTGGCTCTTCTTCGGCGACGAGCGTTTCGTGCCGCTCGACGACCCGCGCAGCAATTACGCAATGGCGCAGCGCGTGCTATTGAAAGCGGCGCCCATCCCTGCGGATCACGTCTTCCCAGCGCCGGTCGAACAAAGCTCGCCCGCCGCCGCGGCCGCGGAATACGAGCGGCAATTGTCCGGTTTCTTCAAGCTGCCTGCAGGTTCGCCGCCGCCAATTCTTGACCTAATCTTGCTAGGGCTCGGGGATGACGGTCATACGGCTTCACTGTTCCCTGGTGCCCCCGCCTTACAAGAAACCAGGTCCTGGGTCACGTCCAGCCCGCCCGGCGTATTGCCACCGCCGGTCGATCGCGTGACGTTTACGTTTCCGACGCTCAACGCAGCGCGCCAGGTATTGTTCTTGGTCGCTGGCGCCAATAAGGCCGAAGCCGTGCGCGATGTCATCGAGCGCCATGCGTCCGTCGCAACACGCCCCGCGGCGGGCGTGCATCCCGAATATGGTACGCTTACCTGGCTCTTAGACACCGCAGCCGCGAAGCTGCTAGAA
Encoded here:
- the pgl gene encoding 6-phosphogluconolactonase, giving the protein MKSEVIVLSDGDQLAAAAAQRIVDAATSAIAARGQFTLALAGGHTPEKTYGLLTQAPLLGKIDGTKTWLFFGDERFVPLDDPRSNYAMAQRVLLKAAPIPADHVFPAPVEQSSPAAAAAEYERQLSGFFKLPAGSPPPILDLILLGLGDDGHTASLFPGAPALQETRSWVTSSPPGVLPPPVDRVTFTFPTLNAARQVLFLVAGANKAEAVRDVIERHASVATRPAAGVHPEYGTLTWLLDTAAAKLLENK
- a CDS encoding alpha-E domain-containing protein: MLSRVADSIFWMNRYIERAENVARFIEVNLHLTLGLNNGFGNQWEPLVITTGDHENFIERYGVATQKNVIDFLTFDKDNPNSIVSCLRSARENARSVREIISSAMWLELNKFYLTVRGASHGWSMTRAHDFFDQIITSSHLLAGITDATMSHGEAWHFARMGLLLERADKTSRILDVKYFILLPAIRDVGTPLDTIQWAALLKSASALEMYRKSRGRITPSSVVDFLILDRHFPRSIRFCLLAAEDSLHRITGSDHGTFANAAEQRLGRLRAELDYTQVNDIISQGLHEYLDQFQTKLNLAGEGISETFFAPRPVGAPTLVMQRQYQ
- a CDS encoding circularly permuted type 2 ATP-grasp protein, with product MRFEAYETGTFYDEMFDHGGQPRAGAAMLVRKIEALSLNEIKKCQQAAELALLNMGITFNVYGHEAGTEKVWPFDIVPRIIESHEWEQIERGLRQRITAMNLFIDDVYHDQKIVRDRIIPEELLHSGKCYLSPCAGLNPPRGVWCHISGIDLVRDADGRFYVLEDNMRCPSGVSYVLENREVMKRTFPQVFEGLCVRPVDDYPDRLLETLQYVAPPGVLEPVVVLLTPGVYNSAYFEHSFLAQQMGIELVTGSDLVVSEGYVYMRTTNGLRRVDVIYRRIDDDFLDPLELRSDSLLGVPGLLDAYRNGRVALANAPGTGIADDKAVYAYVPEIIRYYLGEDPLLSNVPTFVCSDEKHRQHVLSNLDKFVVKEANGSGGYGMLMGPMASKSERDKFHDLISHDPRKYIAQPMLSISRVPTIVDESFEGRHVDLRPYILYGKEIYVLPGGLTRVALEKGSMVVNSSQGGGSKDTWVLGARVEDSFTINGEPTVAAPVEATSC